In Nostoc piscinale CENA21, the genomic stretch ATTGTCAATGCCTGGGTTATTTGAGGTGAGTTGTCGTGTCCCAGTAGGGTTAGCGATAGAGGAAATTATTTTGATTGCGGAGTGCAGTCTTGAAGGCGAATGGAAAGGACAAGTAAGGTTTCTTCCTCTACGATAGGCAAGGAAGGATTGGGAACAATTTTGTACCTTTAGCAACGTACAAGCCGAGAGCGATCGCTATGAGTTACACTTGGCTGGATAGCGATCGCCCTTCCCAAATTTATGATCCATAATTGAGCGATCGCATCCTCCCCTATCGCCTAGCTGACATGAGACATCATTGTAATTAATCCTTGCTGACCTAAGAGAATTTCCCGCAGCAAGCTGAAAATCCCTACCCAAATAATTGGGGTAATGTCCACCCCGCCTATTGGTGGTACTAGCTTACGTAAAGGTACTAAAAATGGCTCAGTCGGCCAAGCTATGAGATTGAAGGGTAACTTATTTAAGTCGGCTTGGGGATACCAAGTCAGAACAATGCGGAAAATAAACAGAAATGTCATCAGTCCCAACAGGGGGCCAAGAGTCCAAACGGTCAAGTTAACACCAGTCATCTGTTTGCGCTACTATTTTTGAACAAAGAAAATTCTTAGAAGTTTAAGAAGAAAGTTTGAAGGTTTGTAAAGCGTATAGATATATTTTATGTCAAATGCCAGTCAAGCAATTTGAGATTTTGAATTTTAATTGACTCCAAAGATATGTAGCAGTAGCCAAGTTGGTTAGGATATCGATAAATAATCAAACTTAGACATCACAAAGCTTTTCACCCTGTCACTTGTCACCTGCTATAGCTGGCGACTTTTACCATTCCGCTAATATTGGTCACAATCAACACAAAAGCACCACTTTGGCTAAATATTAAGATTTCTAGAGATTTTTGTGAAAAAAAATTTCTGTCTAGTTACAGGAAATACTGAGCTATAAATATTCATCCCTAGCTCCCAGCCTCAATTATCTGGTTTTAAAGCTTATACCCAAAGGCTTCTCAAGGAAGTACTACACTATTAGAATTATGATGAAGTGTGTAAAAAAAGGTTGAGAACAATGACACCATCTTTAGCAAATTTTCTTTGGAGTCTGGCTTGGGGTACTGCGATCGTTGTTATCCCTACTACTGTTGGGCTAATCTTCATTAGCCAAAAAGATAAAATCCAACGTTCTTAATCTTTTG encodes the following:
- a CDS encoding YggT family protein, with protein sequence MTGVNLTVWTLGPLLGLMTFLFIFRIVLTWYPQADLNKLPFNLIAWPTEPFLVPLRKLVPPIGGVDITPIIWVGIFSLLREILLGQQGLITMMSHVS
- the psbX gene encoding photosystem II reaction center X protein — protein: MTPSLANFLWSLAWGTAIVVIPTTVGLIFISQKDKIQRS